From the Hevea brasiliensis isolate MT/VB/25A 57/8 chromosome 15, ASM3005281v1, whole genome shotgun sequence genome, one window contains:
- the LOC110656578 gene encoding pre-rRNA-processing protein ESF2 isoform X1, with product MGKQTVGKSSCEGSNSSSRGPYGYPQSSYFGDYFSFCSETLAAECKTLGQVNVALKRAGLESPNLLLGIDFTRSNEWTGRMANEEYKVNGSSSQNEGCPKSSAERATSRKNKKKKQSQESVKTEHEQEIHEHSPPAGGNLQAGDMRVESGKNKIKMKLLEEASLSKEGSKKCNGERKKKVKETKRQLLQKTAEDEEEDVNTVGFSQEVNPAAEGGKIETAKGKEEEEVIGINPIEEEDPKSNVEMVNRIKKKKKKKNKEQLLKEAAKADKRGVCYLSRIPPHMDHVKLRHILSQYGEIQRIYLAPEDPTARVNRKRAGGFRGQEFSEGWVEFTSKSIAKRVANMLNGEQIGGRKRSQFYYDLWNIKYLSKFKWDDLTEEIAHKSAIREQKLALEISAAKRERDFYLNKVDQSHALSSIEERLKKKQKVQQESGGQLSVGEQAPMVIRQFPQTKPVADKVEESKSQLSKDILAEVFGGL from the exons GGAAGCAAACTGTGGGCAAAAGCTCATGTGAGGGTTCAAATTCTTCTTCAAGGGGTCCATATGGATATCCTCAGTCATCCTATTTTGGAGACTATTTCAGCTTCTGCTCTGAAACACTTGCTGCTGAGTGCAAAACTTTGGGTCAG GTGAATGTTGCTCTTAAACGTGCAGGCCTTGAGTCCCCAAATCTCCTTCTTGGTATTGATTTCACCCGGAGTAATGAGTGGACAG GCAGAATGGCTAATGAAGAATATAAGGTTAATGGGTCGAGTTCTCAGAATGAAGGGTGTCCAAAGTCCAGTGCAGAAAGGGCTACAAGTAggaagaataaaaagaaaaagcaatCGCAGGAAAGTGTAAAAACAGAGCATGAACAGGAGATCCATGAACACAGCCCTCCAGCTGGAGGGAATTTACAAGCTGGTGATATGAGGGTGGAAAgtgggaaaaataaaataaagatgaAATTGTTGGAGGAAGCTTCTTTAAGCAAGGAAGGTAGTAAAAAATGTAATGGTGAGAGGAAAAAGAAAGTAAAGGAAACAAAAAGGCAATTATTACAGAAAACTGCTGAGGATGAAGAGGAAGATGTTAATACAGTGGGTTTTTCACAAGAGGTGAATCCAGCAGCTGAAGGTGGAAAAATTGAAACTGCAAaaggcaaggaagaagaagaggtcATTGGAATAAATCCTATAGAAGAAGAGGATCCAAAATCCAATGTTGAAATGGTCAATAGgattaaaaagaagaagaagaagaagaataaagaGCAGTTACTAAAGGAAGCTGCTAAGGCTGACAAGCGAGGTGTTTGCTACTTAAGTCGAATCCCTCCCCACATGGATCATGTAAAGCTTCGTCATATTCTTTCCCAATATGGAGAAATACAGAGGATCTACCTTGCACCTGAAG ATCCCACTGCTCGAGTAAATCGCAAAAGAGCTGGTGGATTTCGAGGTCAAGAATTCTCTGAAGG GTGGGTTGAATTTACCAGTAAGAGCATTGCAAAAAGGGTTGCGAATATGTTAAATGGTGAACAAATAG GTGGCAGAAAGAGGTCTCAATTCTATTATGACCTTTGGAATATCAAATACTTGAGTAAATTCAAGTGGGATGATCTTACGGAAGAAATTG CACATAAGAGTGCTATACGGGAGCAGAAATTAGCTCTAGAAATTTCTGCTGCAAAGAGGGAGCGGGATTTCTATCTCAATAAGGTGGATCAATCTCATGCTTTGAGTTCTATAGAAGAACGATTAAAAAAG AAACAAAAGGTCCAACAAGAGTCAGGAGGTCAACTCTCTGTTGGTGAGCAAGCACCGATGGTCATCCGTCAATTCCCACAGACAAAACCAGTTGCAGATAAAGTGGAAGAAAGCAAATCTCAACTCTCAAAAGACATTCTGGCTGAG GTATTTGGTGGTTTATAG
- the LOC110656578 gene encoding pre-rRNA-processing protein ESF2 isoform X2: MANEEYKVNGSSSQNEGCPKSSAERATSRKNKKKKQSQESVKTEHEQEIHEHSPPAGGNLQAGDMRVESGKNKIKMKLLEEASLSKEGSKKCNGERKKKVKETKRQLLQKTAEDEEEDVNTVGFSQEVNPAAEGGKIETAKGKEEEEVIGINPIEEEDPKSNVEMVNRIKKKKKKKNKEQLLKEAAKADKRGVCYLSRIPPHMDHVKLRHILSQYGEIQRIYLAPEDPTARVNRKRAGGFRGQEFSEGWVEFTSKSIAKRVANMLNGEQIGGRKRSQFYYDLWNIKYLSKFKWDDLTEEIAHKSAIREQKLALEISAAKRERDFYLNKVDQSHALSSIEERLKKKQKVQQESGGQLSVGEQAPMVIRQFPQTKPVADKVEESKSQLSKDILAEVFGGL, encoded by the exons ATGGCTAATGAAGAATATAAGGTTAATGGGTCGAGTTCTCAGAATGAAGGGTGTCCAAAGTCCAGTGCAGAAAGGGCTACAAGTAggaagaataaaaagaaaaagcaatCGCAGGAAAGTGTAAAAACAGAGCATGAACAGGAGATCCATGAACACAGCCCTCCAGCTGGAGGGAATTTACAAGCTGGTGATATGAGGGTGGAAAgtgggaaaaataaaataaagatgaAATTGTTGGAGGAAGCTTCTTTAAGCAAGGAAGGTAGTAAAAAATGTAATGGTGAGAGGAAAAAGAAAGTAAAGGAAACAAAAAGGCAATTATTACAGAAAACTGCTGAGGATGAAGAGGAAGATGTTAATACAGTGGGTTTTTCACAAGAGGTGAATCCAGCAGCTGAAGGTGGAAAAATTGAAACTGCAAaaggcaaggaagaagaagaggtcATTGGAATAAATCCTATAGAAGAAGAGGATCCAAAATCCAATGTTGAAATGGTCAATAGgattaaaaagaagaagaagaagaagaataaagaGCAGTTACTAAAGGAAGCTGCTAAGGCTGACAAGCGAGGTGTTTGCTACTTAAGTCGAATCCCTCCCCACATGGATCATGTAAAGCTTCGTCATATTCTTTCCCAATATGGAGAAATACAGAGGATCTACCTTGCACCTGAAG ATCCCACTGCTCGAGTAAATCGCAAAAGAGCTGGTGGATTTCGAGGTCAAGAATTCTCTGAAGG GTGGGTTGAATTTACCAGTAAGAGCATTGCAAAAAGGGTTGCGAATATGTTAAATGGTGAACAAATAG GTGGCAGAAAGAGGTCTCAATTCTATTATGACCTTTGGAATATCAAATACTTGAGTAAATTCAAGTGGGATGATCTTACGGAAGAAATTG CACATAAGAGTGCTATACGGGAGCAGAAATTAGCTCTAGAAATTTCTGCTGCAAAGAGGGAGCGGGATTTCTATCTCAATAAGGTGGATCAATCTCATGCTTTGAGTTCTATAGAAGAACGATTAAAAAAG AAACAAAAGGTCCAACAAGAGTCAGGAGGTCAACTCTCTGTTGGTGAGCAAGCACCGATGGTCATCCGTCAATTCCCACAGACAAAACCAGTTGCAGATAAAGTGGAAGAAAGCAAATCTCAACTCTCAAAAGACATTCTGGCTGAG GTATTTGGTGGTTTATAG